CTGCTGGCCGAGCTGCCGCTGCAGCCATCCGGCCAGCTGTTTGGCCTGGGACCGGGTCTGAATCAGGCCGGCGGCGTCGGGCACGGCGCCGAAGGTGAGTTCGGCCCGGGCGGGTGGGGTGGGAAAGAGCAGGATGACAACGATGGCAACGATGCCGCCGAAAATTCTGCTCATTCGATGATCCCTCGTGCACCAGGGGTTCAAGGTCCAGTCCCTCCTCTGCTTCATACATTGTATCGGCAGGGTGAAGTTCTGCCCTTCACGGGACCGGCTGACATGAAGCTACGTGATGGCGGCCGGTCACAAACGTGAAAAATCATACCAGAAAAAGCGGGAAGGTGCCTAGATGTGTTGGGAAGAAAGGCGGAGCGGTTTCAGCCGAAACCGCCGGGGCGTGATTCGGCGGTCGACGGCCTGGCCGACCAGAGCTCGCAGATAGCTTCCCGCGCCAGGCGCAACAGCTGGTTCTTTTCATTGCGTGCCAGCCAGATCAGGCTCAGGGGCAGGCGCAACCAGCCCTTGCTCCAGATGCTGACGGTGCCGTCATCCGCCAGCGGCAGCGCTTCGTCCTCGCGCATCACCGCCACCCCCTGGCCTTCGATCACCAGTTGCCGGACGATGAATTCGTCGACGGCCCTGACCGCCCGGTTCGGCTTCAGGCGGCGGCGCGTGAATTCGTGCAGCACGGCGGTGTAGGGCAGGGAACTGTGCTCCGCCCAGATCCAGGGCAGGCTGGCGACTTCTTCCCAGTCCGGCTCCTGTCGGGTCTGCAGCAGTGGCGGCGGAATGACGATGCAGAAATGAACCTCGGCCAGCGGCTCGCAGCAGAGGTCGGGATCGGATGGTCGCCCATAGACGAAGGCGAGATCGAGCTGCCCCTGGCGCAGCAGTCGGGGCGCGTGGCTTGTTTCGCTGCTGATGAAGATAACGTTGAACTCGGCGTTGAGGTGGCGCAGCCGTCGGTTGATGGCACCGACCTGCAGAAAACCGGGATCGGTGTTGAGGCCGATATGCAGCGGTTCGCCGCTGCCCCGGCGCAGGCCGGCAGCCTTGCGCTGCAGCCTTTCGGCCTGTTCGAGCAGCTCCTCGATGGCGGGCAGGCCTCGGCCGGCGGCTCGACCATCATTGCCCGCATTGTTTTCAGCCGCAGCCCCTTTCGCGCCGGCGAGGTGATCTTCGCCATCGACCTGGGCATCATCCTGGCGACGGCCCTGGTCTTTCACCGCGTCGAACCGGCACTCTGGAGTTTGGTCAGTCTATGTGACCTCGCGCTGCATCGATGCTGTTCACGGTGGCGTGCCGCGGGAGAGGGCGGTTTCCGACGAGCCGCCGGGGGCTGGCGATGCGCGTCCCTGCAGGCACGCGGTGGCCGGCGGCGAAGGCCACTGAGGCCTGCTTTCCTTCTTCGGCGTGCAGCGGCCGTCAGTCGAGAAGCGGATGGTCGCCGATGCGGCGCTTGCGGTAGTAGGAGACGAGGGTCAGGGCCGTTCCGGCCAGCAGCAGCACGGCGCCGGTCAGGGCGAGATTGATGCCGGGGTCGTAATTGATGGTCAGCAGGCTGTAGCTGGCGAAGATCGGCTCCACCGGCCAGAAGCGGATGCCGGCGCTGACCAGCGGGTAGGGCAGGGGGGAGCGCAGCCAGTACCAGCCGCGCCAGATTTCACCGTCCGGCCGCTCGAGTCGCAGCAGCATGGCCGGGTCCTCCAGTCGCCCGCTTCGTTGCCGGACGCGGCCGTCGGCTCCCTTGACGGCGTCGGGCAGAAAGGCCTCCACGTGCAGCACCGCCCCGGTCCCGGTTTCGAGACGTGATCCCCTTCTGAGCAGCAGATTCCCCTTGCCTGGCTGGAAGACCCTGAAGCCTTGCGCCTGACGGCCGAAGGAGAGGGGGACGACCACCAGCCCCGCGTATTGCAGCGGATGGTTGATGCGCGCCACCTGCCGGACCAGCCGTTCCTCTCCGCGCAGCAGACTGAGATCGTTGTACATGTCGAGCGGCTGTCCCTGCTCGCCGAAGCGCGGTTCGAAGCGTTCCAGCCGCAGATAGTGGCCGGGCCAGGGGGAGATGGGAAAAAGCTCCCCCTCGAAAACCTGCGCCCGGTCGATGCGGAAGCCGTAGAGATGGCCGACGAGGAAGCCGAGGCTGACCAGGACGAAGCCGGCATGGATCAGGTATTCCCCCAGCTTTCGCCAGCGATGACGGAGGTGGCGCAGCCATTCGAGCAGGCAGCAGAAAGTGTTCACCGCCAGCAGCAGAGCGAGCAGTCCGAGCAACGGCATCCACCAGGTCTGCTCCAGCTGCCGGCTGCCGGTCTGCCGCCACCAGGTCGCCAGGGTGTGCTGGTCGAGATCGCCGAAGACGGTGGGATGGGCGTAGATGACCAGCGAACCGAAGATGGCCAGCAGGGTGGCCAGGCTGGCCAGCACGATGGCCAGCTTCAGCGAACAGCAGAGGTTCCAGAGTCTTTGTCCAGCCGTCTGCATGGGCTACTCCAGGGGATGGTTGCTTTCCAGCAGCAGGCCGATGCCGAGGTAGGTGAAGAGAACCACGCCGAAGCCGGCGATGGAGAGCAGCGCGTAGCCGGTCCCCTGCCAGCGGCGGACGAACTTGGCGTGGCACATGCCGGCGTAGAAGAGCCAGACGATGAACGACCAGAGGCTCTTGATGTTCCACGAAAACCAGGTTCCCCAGGCGATCCAGGCCCAGATGCCGCCGAAGACCATGCAGACGGTGAAACAGAGAAAGCCGATGAGGATGGCCTCCTCGTTGAGTTTGCGCAGGTCGGTGAGCGAGGGAAGCCGGGCGCTGTCGGCGCGGCGCTGCCAGAGATAGAGGGCGCCGAGGGAGAAGGCCATGGCAAACATGGCGTATCCCGTGAAGGAGAAGATGATGTGCAGGGTGAACAGCGGCGTGTCGAGGCTGGGAATGAGCACCGGCAGCTTCGGGTCGCGCGGCAGAATGCTGAAAATCAGCAGCAGATTGACAAACATGACGAACAGGCCGGCGGCGCCGATGCGGTAACGCAGGTCGAAGTAGATGTAGGTGGAGACCAGCGCCCAGCTGAAGAAGAACTGGGTCGAAAAGAGGTTGGTCACCGGCAGAAAACCCGCCGCCTGCCAGCGCAGCCCCAGACAGAGGGTCTGGGACAGCCAGCCGGTGACGACCAGGATTCTCGCCCCGAACGCCAGCTTGCGCCGCCGGCCGAAGAAGGCCGCCAGATAGCCGGCGCCGGCCAGAAGATAGCAGGCCAGGGCCAGGTAGAGCAGGGGGATCTGATAGCTGATCATGACGGAGTTTTCCTCATGGCCTTGCCGGGTTCTGCGGAATGTAGCACATTGCCGGCAGAAGGTGAAGTCGGGCTTGTCAACCATAAT
This region of Geothermobacter ehrlichii genomic DNA includes:
- the ccsA gene encoding cytochrome c biogenesis protein CcsA, which produces MISYQIPLLYLALACYLLAGAGYLAAFFGRRRKLAFGARILVVTGWLSQTLCLGLRWQAAGFLPVTNLFSTQFFFSWALVSTYIYFDLRYRIGAAGLFVMFVNLLLIFSILPRDPKLPVLIPSLDTPLFTLHIIFSFTGYAMFAMAFSLGALYLWQRRADSARLPSLTDLRKLNEEAILIGFLCFTVCMVFGGIWAWIAWGTWFSWNIKSLWSFIVWLFYAGMCHAKFVRRWQGTGYALLSIAGFGVVLFTYLGIGLLLESNHPLE
- a CDS encoding cytochrome c biogenesis protein ResB — its product is MQTAGQRLWNLCCSLKLAIVLASLATLLAIFGSLVIYAHPTVFGDLDQHTLATWWRQTGSRQLEQTWWMPLLGLLALLLAVNTFCCLLEWLRHLRHRWRKLGEYLIHAGFVLVSLGFLVGHLYGFRIDRAQVFEGELFPISPWPGHYLRLERFEPRFGEQGQPLDMYNDLSLLRGEERLVRQVARINHPLQYAGLVVVPLSFGRQAQGFRVFQPGKGNLLLRRGSRLETGTGAVLHVEAFLPDAVKGADGRVRQRSGRLEDPAMLLRLERPDGEIWRGWYWLRSPLPYPLVSAGIRFWPVEPIFASYSLLTINYDPGINLALTGAVLLLAGTALTLVSYYRKRRIGDHPLLD
- a CDS encoding substrate-binding domain-containing protein; translation: MKDQGRRQDDAQVDGEDHLAGAKGAAAENNAGNDGRAAGRGLPAIEELLEQAERLQRKAAGLRRGSGEPLHIGLNTDPGFLQVGAINRRLRHLNAEFNVIFISSETSHAPRLLRQGQLDLAFVYGRPSDPDLCCEPLAEVHFCIVIPPPLLQTRQEPDWEEVASLPWIWAEHSSLPYTAVLHEFTRRRLKPNRAVRAVDEFIVRQLVIEGQGVAVMREDEALPLADDGTVSIWSKGWLRLPLSLIWLARNEKNQLLRLAREAICELWSARPSTAESRPGGFG